One window of the Anaeromyxobacter dehalogenans 2CP-C genome contains the following:
- a CDS encoding hemin uptake protein HemP, with protein sequence MIRNIASGGAGPTGPPARTAGSDASAAAAGRPRRTTTAALLGDARELVIEHAGEAYRLRVTSKGKLILTK encoded by the coding sequence GTGATTCGCAATATCGCCTCCGGCGGCGCCGGCCCGACCGGGCCGCCGGCGCGCACGGCGGGCTCCGATGCGAGCGCCGCCGCGGCGGGGCGGCCTCGCCGCACCACCACGGCGGCGCTCCTCGGCGACGCCCGCGAGCTCGTCATCGAGCACGCCGGCGAGGCCTACCGGCTCCGCGTCACCAGCAAGGGCAAGCTCATCCTCACGAAGTGA
- the rsgA gene encoding ribosome small subunit-dependent GTPase A gives MSTLATLGWGPYFSAQLSSEEASTLLVGRVVADRGRRLRLRFEAGDRLVIVPGHLLGAEPAPVAGDFVLAAPGEPPVVARVLERRSALSRNAAGRATVEQVLAANVDLVLVVQGLDEGAHPRRLERTLAAVHASGAEPAVILTKADLVPDAGAALAEARAAASGAPVLLASGVSGEGLDGLAGLVGPGRTAVFVGPSGAGKSTLVNALLGRAEQPVAAVRARDARGRHTTTARRLFELPGGGCVIDGPGIRELRLWDAGGIAAAFDDVAALAAGCRFRDCRHAGEPGCAVAGAVEAGRLDAGRLESLRKLEREAALQEARRGGAAARAEKLRWRPIKKAQRRMYRDRDRG, from the coding sequence GTGTCCACCCTCGCAACTCTCGGCTGGGGTCCGTACTTCTCAGCGCAGCTCTCGTCCGAAGAAGCCTCCACCCTCCTCGTCGGCCGCGTCGTCGCGGACCGCGGCCGCCGGCTGCGCCTCCGGTTCGAGGCGGGCGATCGCCTGGTGATCGTCCCCGGCCACCTGCTCGGCGCCGAGCCGGCCCCGGTCGCCGGGGACTTCGTGCTCGCCGCGCCCGGCGAGCCGCCGGTGGTCGCGCGCGTGCTGGAGCGCCGCTCGGCGCTGTCTCGCAACGCCGCCGGCCGCGCCACCGTCGAGCAGGTGCTCGCGGCGAACGTCGATCTCGTGCTCGTGGTCCAGGGCCTGGACGAGGGCGCCCACCCGCGGCGCCTGGAGCGGACGCTCGCGGCGGTGCACGCGAGCGGCGCCGAGCCCGCGGTGATCCTCACCAAGGCCGACCTGGTTCCCGACGCCGGGGCGGCGCTCGCGGAGGCGCGGGCGGCCGCGTCGGGCGCCCCGGTGCTGCTCGCGTCCGGCGTGAGCGGGGAGGGCCTGGACGGGCTGGCCGGCCTGGTGGGGCCGGGGCGGACGGCGGTGTTCGTCGGCCCCTCCGGCGCGGGGAAGTCCACCCTCGTGAACGCGCTGCTCGGGCGCGCCGAGCAGCCGGTCGCCGCGGTCCGGGCGCGCGACGCGCGCGGGCGCCACACCACCACCGCGCGGCGCCTGTTCGAGCTGCCCGGGGGCGGCTGCGTGATCGACGGGCCGGGGATCCGCGAGCTCCGGCTGTGGGACGCCGGAGGGATCGCGGCCGCCTTCGACGACGTCGCCGCGCTCGCCGCCGGGTGCCGGTTCCGGGACTGCCGCCACGCCGGCGAGCCCGGCTGCGCGGTGGCCGGGGCGGTGGAGGCGGGCCGGCTCGACGCCGGGCGGCTCGAGAGCCTGCGCAAGCTGGAGCGCGAGGCGGCGCTCCAGGAGGCCCGCCGCGGCGGCGCGGCGGCGCGGGCGGAGAAGCTGCGCTGGCGGCCCATCAAGAAGGCGCAGCGACGGATGTACCGCGACCGCGACCGCGGGTGA
- a CDS encoding PqiC family protein encodes MRPPTALAAALALLCGCVPLGPRPDRTRYYALEARAAAPPAGAIPVGAVGLGPVRLPAYLDRPELVTRGEGARVDVAGDERWAAPLDGLFVAALAEDLRAAVPAREVVAWPWRAGAAPEWAVSVDVLRFERAPDGTAVLEARWALRRGTEVVERGVTRTRERPRATGTAASVEALSDCVGGLASEIAAAAARRRASPMAR; translated from the coding sequence GTGAGGCCCCCGACCGCGCTCGCGGCGGCGCTGGCGCTGCTCTGCGGATGCGTGCCGCTCGGCCCGCGCCCGGACCGGACCCGCTACTACGCGCTCGAGGCGCGCGCGGCGGCGCCCCCGGCCGGCGCGATCCCGGTCGGCGCCGTCGGGCTCGGCCCCGTCCGGCTGCCGGCCTACCTCGACCGTCCCGAGCTGGTCACGCGCGGCGAGGGCGCTCGCGTGGACGTGGCCGGCGACGAGCGATGGGCGGCGCCGCTCGACGGCCTGTTCGTCGCCGCGCTGGCCGAGGACCTGCGCGCCGCGGTGCCCGCGCGCGAGGTGGTGGCGTGGCCGTGGCGGGCGGGCGCGGCGCCGGAGTGGGCCGTGTCGGTGGACGTGCTGCGGTTCGAGCGCGCGCCCGACGGGACGGCGGTGCTCGAGGCCCGCTGGGCGCTCCGCCGCGGCACCGAGGTGGTCGAGCGCGGCGTCACGCGCACCCGCGAGCGCCCGCGCGCCACCGGCACCGCCGCCTCGGTGGAGGCGCTCAGCGACTGCGTCGGCGGGCTGGCGAGCGAGATCGCGGCCGCGGCCGCCCGGCGCCGCGCCTCGCCCATGGCCCGGTGA
- a CDS encoding response regulator: MSESIVVSFGPLHGSGAREVMGALATLLTLVRDELEGCEAGFRRDSQGLLAVVRLGPAAAAAHVARLAFWCARAGGLALPLSHATASTRANVAEALRASDARLAIAPDRICEAVAALATAAGVEAPAEPPGPRPVLALALGGPGWEAMTYDPVKRRLFLPSPLSPPPGDRFELALKGDPGEGVAAAGTVRTVAVRDPFDPAAPSPAGFVVAVEEGRGLHALLAEACGAGGAAGGRGVARPRRPAQATVAHGRSGEEVAPGEPEVPRAELDAGAAGGTRARHRVLLVDDDALARALIADALAGRGFGVVAERDALAGLLRLAEEIGSLDVLVTDVVMPEVDGEELVRRVREVGGERDLPIVAVTASDDPALAARLRACGVDAVLAKRLGPEGIADAVVKVHRDARAVHGRGSPQSPAAERRGVRSRSTPVDARRPAA; the protein is encoded by the coding sequence ATGTCGGAGTCGATCGTCGTGAGCTTCGGACCGCTGCACGGGAGCGGCGCCCGCGAGGTGATGGGCGCGCTCGCCACGCTCCTCACGCTGGTGCGCGACGAGCTGGAGGGCTGCGAGGCGGGGTTCCGCCGCGACTCGCAGGGCCTGCTGGCCGTGGTGCGCCTCGGCCCGGCCGCCGCTGCCGCGCACGTGGCGCGCCTCGCGTTCTGGTGCGCGCGCGCCGGCGGCCTCGCGCTGCCGCTCTCGCACGCGACCGCCTCCACCCGCGCGAACGTGGCCGAGGCGCTCCGCGCCAGCGACGCGCGCCTCGCCATCGCGCCGGACCGCATCTGCGAGGCGGTGGCGGCGCTCGCCACGGCCGCCGGCGTGGAGGCTCCCGCCGAGCCGCCGGGGCCGCGGCCGGTGCTGGCGCTGGCGCTGGGCGGGCCGGGGTGGGAGGCCATGACCTACGATCCCGTGAAGCGCCGCCTGTTCCTGCCGAGCCCGCTCTCGCCGCCGCCCGGAGATCGGTTCGAGCTGGCGCTGAAGGGCGATCCGGGCGAGGGCGTGGCCGCCGCCGGCACCGTGCGTACGGTGGCGGTGCGCGACCCCTTCGACCCGGCGGCGCCGTCGCCGGCGGGGTTCGTCGTGGCGGTGGAGGAGGGCCGCGGGCTGCACGCGCTCCTGGCCGAGGCCTGCGGCGCCGGCGGCGCAGCGGGCGGCCGGGGCGTCGCGCGCCCGCGCCGCCCTGCGCAGGCCACCGTCGCCCACGGGCGCAGCGGGGAGGAGGTCGCGCCCGGCGAGCCCGAGGTGCCCCGCGCCGAGCTGGACGCAGGCGCCGCGGGCGGCACCCGCGCGCGCCACCGCGTGCTGCTGGTGGACGACGACGCGCTCGCGCGTGCGCTGATCGCGGACGCGCTCGCCGGCCGTGGCTTCGGGGTGGTGGCGGAGCGCGACGCGCTGGCGGGGCTGCTCCGCCTGGCCGAGGAGATCGGCTCGCTGGACGTGCTCGTCACCGACGTGGTGATGCCCGAGGTGGACGGCGAGGAGCTGGTGCGGCGGGTCCGCGAGGTCGGCGGCGAGCGCGATCTCCCCATCGTCGCGGTCACCGCCAGCGACGATCCTGCGCTGGCCGCGCGCCTCCGCGCCTGCGGCGTGGACGCGGTGCTCGCGAAGCGGCTCGGCCCGGAGGGGATCGCCGACGCCGTGGTGAAGGTGCACCGGGACGCGCGCGCGGTGCACGGGCGCGGGAGTCCCCAGTCGCCTGCCGCCGAGCGGCGCGGCGTCCGGTCGCGCTCCACCCCCGTTGACGCCCGGCGGCCGGCCGCTTAG
- a CDS encoding SDR family oxidoreductase has protein sequence MTTTTGAGLKDRTVVVVGGGSGIGLAVAREALARGAEVVLAGRSRERLARALGALGAGARARAVAADVRQEDAVVRLFREVPAADHVVATAVVPAYQPIAAFDLEAARAVVDSKLLGALLLAKHGAPRLRPGGSLTFTTGIAADRPMPRGSVIAAVNGALAAFVRAAALELAPLRVNALSPGWVDTEIWDAVAGDGKAATFAAMAERLPARRIGRPEDVAHAAAFLMENGFTTGSVLRVDGGHPLV, from the coding sequence ATGACGACGACGACTGGGGCCGGGCTGAAGGATCGGACGGTGGTGGTGGTGGGCGGCGGGTCGGGCATCGGCCTCGCGGTGGCGCGGGAGGCGCTGGCGCGCGGCGCGGAGGTGGTGCTGGCGGGGCGCTCCCGGGAGCGCCTGGCGCGCGCGCTGGGAGCGCTCGGCGCCGGCGCGCGGGCGCGGGCCGTCGCGGCCGACGTCCGCCAGGAGGACGCGGTGGTGCGCCTGTTCCGGGAGGTCCCCGCCGCCGACCACGTGGTCGCGACGGCGGTCGTGCCCGCGTACCAGCCCATCGCCGCGTTCGACCTCGAGGCGGCCCGCGCGGTGGTGGACTCGAAGCTGCTCGGCGCGCTGCTGCTCGCGAAGCACGGGGCGCCCAGGCTGCGGCCGGGCGGCTCGCTCACGTTCACCACCGGGATCGCCGCGGATCGCCCGATGCCGCGGGGCTCGGTGATCGCCGCCGTGAACGGCGCGCTGGCCGCCTTCGTGCGGGCCGCGGCGCTGGAGCTCGCCCCGCTGCGGGTGAACGCGCTCTCGCCCGGGTGGGTGGACACGGAGATCTGGGACGCGGTCGCCGGCGACGGCAAGGCGGCGACGTTCGCCGCGATGGCCGAGCGGCTCCCCGCCCGCCGGATCGGGCGGCCGGAGGACGTCGCCCACGCCGCCGCGTTCCTGATGGAGAACGGCTTCACCACCGGGAGCGTGCTCCGGGTGGACGGGGGGCATCCGCTGGTCTAG
- the sigJ gene encoding RNA polymerase sigma factor SigJ, producing MMTPPTPAATEALDLPAAFERLRPRLFGIAYRMLGTVPDAEDVLQAAYLRWHEAGGTEVRNPEAWLVAVTSRLAVDRLRQASGERKRYVGDWLPEPLLTAAAPPADARSELASDLSMAFLVMLERLSPDERAALLLRDVFGAGYGEIARVLDRSEEACRQVVHRARLRVREGRPRFEVPLEVKHRLVARFLDRLAAADEQALLALVSEDATWTSDGGGKVHVARGLRGSARIVRFLLNVARKGGGRTRRELVWVNGEPAILTYLDGRPFSTTSFATDGERLTAFYAVLNPDKLRRVEPARVR from the coding sequence ATGATGACTCCCCCGACCCCCGCCGCGACCGAGGCGCTCGACCTGCCGGCGGCGTTCGAGCGCCTCCGCCCCCGCCTCTTCGGCATCGCCTACCGCATGCTCGGCACCGTCCCGGACGCGGAGGACGTGCTGCAGGCCGCCTATCTGCGGTGGCACGAGGCGGGCGGGACCGAGGTCCGGAACCCCGAGGCGTGGCTCGTGGCGGTGACGAGCCGGCTCGCGGTCGATCGGCTGCGCCAGGCGAGCGGCGAGCGGAAGCGCTACGTCGGCGACTGGCTGCCCGAGCCGCTCCTCACCGCCGCCGCGCCGCCGGCCGACGCGCGCTCCGAGCTCGCCTCGGACCTGTCGATGGCGTTCCTGGTCATGCTCGAGCGGCTCTCGCCGGACGAGCGCGCCGCGCTGCTCCTCCGCGACGTGTTCGGCGCCGGGTACGGGGAGATCGCCCGGGTGCTGGACCGGAGCGAGGAGGCCTGCCGGCAGGTGGTGCACCGGGCGCGGCTGCGGGTGCGAGAGGGGCGCCCGCGCTTCGAGGTGCCGCTGGAGGTCAAGCACCGGCTCGTCGCGCGCTTCCTGGATCGGCTCGCCGCGGCCGACGAGCAGGCGCTGCTCGCGCTCGTGTCCGAGGACGCCACCTGGACCTCCGACGGCGGCGGGAAGGTCCACGTCGCGCGCGGGCTCCGCGGCAGCGCGCGCATCGTCCGCTTCCTGCTGAACGTGGCACGCAAGGGCGGCGGCCGGACCCGGCGCGAGCTCGTCTGGGTCAACGGCGAGCCGGCCATCCTCACGTACCTCGACGGCCGCCCGTTCTCGACCACCTCGTTCGCCACCGACGGCGAGCGCCTGACCGCGTTCTACGCGGTGCTCAACCCGGACAAGCTGCGGCGGGTCGAGCCCGCTCGCGTGCGCTGA
- a CDS encoding MlaD family protein, translating to MARRFDPRVVGAFVLSAIALGVVAAVYLGAGRLLQRRVRFVAVFSEDLAGLETDAPVKFRGVPVGRVSSIHLSMESATEPLRELRMPVVIELNQTRIQEMGGRIDLADPEAMRTLIRHGLRARLALESFLSNRRYVDLDILPTAPPATPSPIPLPYPEIPVYAEPGWAALQADVSKLLTKLHALDLEGLVADLRRAASSIDRAAARVDAAAAAVPPALGTAQAAVASVGEALGDAARAFESNLPPLATDARAAAVQLRATLERADGALRDVGALVDPASPVAWQLGATLAELQGAARALRHLAEDLDRDPSALVRGRAEVRR from the coding sequence ATGGCACGCAGGTTCGATCCGAGGGTGGTCGGCGCGTTCGTGCTCTCCGCGATCGCGCTCGGCGTGGTGGCCGCCGTCTACCTGGGCGCGGGCCGGCTGCTCCAGCGCCGGGTGCGGTTCGTGGCGGTGTTCTCCGAGGACCTGGCCGGGCTGGAGACCGACGCGCCGGTCAAGTTCCGCGGCGTGCCGGTGGGCCGCGTCTCGAGCATCCACCTGTCCATGGAGTCGGCCACCGAGCCGCTGCGCGAGCTGCGCATGCCGGTGGTGATCGAGCTGAACCAGACCCGCATCCAGGAGATGGGCGGGCGGATCGACCTCGCCGACCCCGAGGCCATGCGCACGCTCATCCGCCACGGGCTGCGGGCGCGCCTGGCGCTGGAGAGCTTCCTCTCGAACCGGCGCTACGTGGACCTCGACATCCTCCCGACCGCGCCGCCGGCGACGCCGTCGCCCATCCCGCTCCCCTACCCCGAGATCCCGGTCTACGCCGAGCCGGGCTGGGCCGCGCTGCAGGCCGACGTCTCGAAGCTGCTCACGAAGCTGCACGCGCTCGATCTCGAGGGGCTGGTGGCCGACCTGCGCCGCGCGGCCTCGTCCATCGACCGCGCCGCGGCGCGCGTGGACGCGGCCGCGGCCGCGGTGCCGCCCGCGCTCGGCACCGCCCAGGCGGCGGTCGCGTCGGTGGGGGAGGCCCTCGGCGACGCGGCGCGCGCGTTCGAGTCGAACCTGCCGCCGCTGGCCACCGACGCGCGGGCGGCCGCGGTCCAGCTCCGCGCCACCCTGGAGCGCGCCGACGGGGCGCTGCGCGACGTGGGCGCGCTGGTGGACCCGGCCTCGCCGGTGGCGTGGCAGCTCGGCGCGACGCTCGCCGAGCTCCAGGGGGCCGCGCGCGCGCTGCGCCACCTGGCCGAGGACCTCGACCGCGACCCCAGCGCGCTGGTGCGCGGCCGCGCGGAGGTGCGCCGGTGA
- a CDS encoding LysR family transcriptional regulator produces the protein MDEMIDPGDLRLFVAVAQQSSFVGASRRTGVPTSTVSRAVARLEERLGVRLLHRTSRRVSATDEGARLLARAAPLLEQLRDLLEDAADREEEPTGRLRVTAPVVTGAERVGRALIAYAAAHPRVSVDLRLTNSVLSLVEEAIDLAFRVGPVAEADVVARRLWAIPSALAASPEVVARELGGRRRVDAAALARAPAVVTHPGRPWRFRGADGVVRELTPNERFAATDPRVAVEAALAGIGVVRAPAEMIARAGGLVVLECALGEPEGRELFAVYPSRRLVPRRVRDAIEWVRRTGPGGSDVARRRRPPG, from the coding sequence ATGGACGAGATGATCGATCCGGGGGACCTGCGGCTCTTCGTGGCGGTGGCGCAGCAATCGAGCTTCGTGGGCGCGTCCCGGCGCACCGGCGTCCCCACCAGCACGGTCAGCCGCGCGGTGGCGCGCCTGGAGGAGCGGCTCGGGGTCCGCCTGCTGCACCGCACCTCCCGGCGCGTCTCCGCCACGGACGAGGGGGCGCGGCTGCTCGCGCGCGCGGCGCCGCTGCTCGAGCAGCTCCGGGACCTGCTCGAGGACGCGGCCGATCGCGAGGAGGAGCCCACCGGCCGGCTGCGGGTGACCGCGCCGGTGGTGACGGGCGCGGAGCGGGTCGGCCGGGCGCTCATCGCGTACGCGGCGGCCCACCCGCGCGTCAGCGTGGACCTGCGGCTCACCAACTCGGTGCTGAGCCTGGTGGAGGAGGCGATCGACCTGGCGTTCCGGGTCGGCCCGGTCGCCGAGGCCGACGTGGTGGCGCGCCGGCTCTGGGCGATCCCGTCCGCGCTGGCAGCCTCGCCCGAGGTGGTCGCGCGCGAGCTGGGCGGCCGGCGGCGGGTGGACGCGGCCGCGCTGGCGCGGGCGCCGGCGGTGGTGACGCACCCGGGCCGGCCGTGGCGGTTCCGCGGTGCGGACGGGGTGGTGCGCGAGCTGACGCCGAACGAGCGCTTCGCGGCGACCGACCCGCGCGTCGCGGTGGAGGCGGCGCTGGCGGGGATCGGCGTGGTGCGCGCGCCGGCCGAGATGATCGCCCGCGCGGGCGGGCTGGTGGTGCTGGAGTGCGCGCTGGGCGAGCCGGAGGGGCGGGAGCTGTTCGCGGTCTACCCGTCGCGGCGGCTCGTGCCCCGGCGCGTGCGCGACGCCATCGAGTGGGTCCGGCGCACGGGACCGGGCGGCTCCGACGTCGCGCGGCGCCGGCGCCCGCCCGGCTGA
- a CDS encoding ABC transporter ATP-binding protein: protein MDDGVIGVRGLAMGFGDRVLVRDLDFTVRRGDVYVVMGPSGCGKTTLLRHLLGLQEPAAGEVRYGAEPFTGAPPDARERLLRRVGVLFQGAALWTSMTLAENVALPLEQFTALPPDAIREVVRLKLALVGLGGFEGLYPWELSGGMQKRAGLARAIALDPEILLIDEPSASLDPPTARRLDALILQLRDALGTTAVVVTHDVATILGIGTRALFLDADRGRAVAEGPPAELRAAGPPEVRAFFGGGAVPP, encoded by the coding sequence GTGGACGACGGGGTCATCGGCGTGCGCGGGCTGGCGATGGGCTTCGGGGACCGGGTGCTGGTCCGGGACCTCGACTTCACCGTCCGCCGCGGCGACGTGTACGTGGTCATGGGCCCGAGCGGCTGCGGGAAGACCACGCTGCTCCGCCACCTGCTCGGCCTGCAGGAGCCCGCCGCCGGCGAGGTGCGCTACGGGGCCGAGCCGTTCACCGGCGCGCCGCCCGACGCCCGCGAGCGGCTGCTGCGGCGGGTGGGCGTGCTGTTCCAGGGGGCCGCGCTGTGGACCTCCATGACGCTCGCCGAGAACGTCGCGCTGCCCCTCGAGCAGTTCACGGCGCTGCCGCCGGACGCGATCCGGGAGGTGGTCCGGCTGAAGCTCGCGCTGGTCGGGCTCGGCGGGTTCGAGGGGCTCTACCCGTGGGAGCTGTCGGGCGGCATGCAGAAGCGCGCCGGGCTGGCCCGCGCCATCGCGCTCGATCCCGAGATCCTGCTCATCGACGAGCCGTCGGCCAGCCTCGACCCGCCCACCGCGCGGCGGCTCGACGCGCTCATCCTCCAGCTCCGCGACGCGCTCGGGACCACCGCGGTGGTGGTCACGCACGACGTCGCGACCATCCTGGGCATCGGCACCCGGGCGCTGTTCCTCGACGCCGACCGGGGGCGGGCCGTCGCCGAGGGCCCGCCGGCGGAGCTGCGCGCCGCCGGTCCGCCCGAGGTGCGCGCGTTCTTCGGGGGCGGCGCCGTCCCGCCGTGA
- a CDS encoding carboxymuconolactone decarboxylase family protein gives MQPRIDYGKVAPGALRAMYALEQYVRSSGLDLTLYHLVKLRASYINGCAFCVDMHTKEARAHGETEQRLYAVPVWRETPFFTPRERAALAWTETVTRVGETGVPDESYEQVRAEFDDAELVNLTLAIVAINGWNRLSVAFRAPVGTYQVGANRAPAEPAAQRA, from the coding sequence ATGCAGCCGAGGATCGATTACGGGAAGGTCGCGCCCGGGGCGCTGCGGGCGATGTACGCGCTCGAGCAGTACGTGCGGAGCTCGGGGCTGGATCTGACGCTGTACCACCTGGTGAAGCTGCGGGCGTCGTACATCAACGGCTGCGCGTTCTGCGTGGACATGCACACCAAGGAGGCCCGCGCGCACGGCGAGACCGAGCAGCGGCTCTACGCGGTGCCGGTCTGGCGCGAGACCCCGTTCTTCACGCCGCGCGAGCGGGCCGCGCTCGCCTGGACCGAGACCGTGACGCGGGTCGGCGAGACGGGCGTGCCGGACGAGTCGTACGAGCAGGTCCGCGCGGAGTTCGACGACGCGGAGCTGGTGAACCTCACCCTGGCGATCGTCGCCATCAACGGCTGGAACCGGCTGTCGGTCGCGTTCCGCGCGCCGGTCGGCACGTACCAGGTCGGCGCGAACCGCGCACCGGCGGAGCCCGCGGCGCAGCGGGCCTAG
- a CDS encoding GuaB1 family IMP dehydrogenase-related protein codes for MRFLHPEHDEALELSLEDVFLVPSYFDGGSRLEVDLRPVDFPGGSHPVVSANMNAVTGKRMAETMARLGGIGVLPQDMSLETAARIIQHIRSADPRHDTPLSVSPRATLRDVQGIIRKRAHDMVVVVDDERRPVGIVTHADLRDQDQYSPAASFMSSRLVTIPVGTPNREAFLRMEEQRVKAAPVVDAAGRLVGVLTRDDAVRLELLAPALDPAGRLMIAAAVGISADAATTAARLAELGAAAIVLDTAHGHQRRMIEAIREVRRAVGDRLPLVAGNVCTPEGTRDLLEAGADVVKVNVGPGAMCTTRMQTGAGRPTFTSVLACAREAHRRGRHVWADGGVRDPRDVALYLAAGASRVMIGTALAGTYESPGDVKEDREGRPYKENYGMASARAVSDRTAGIDPFERAKKGFFREGISTSRIYIREGRESVGAILVDVITGVQSAFTYAGAASLPEFHRKAVVGVQTAGGYGEGKPRG; via the coding sequence ATGCGCTTCCTGCACCCCGAGCACGACGAGGCGCTCGAGCTGTCGCTCGAGGACGTGTTCCTCGTCCCCAGCTACTTCGACGGCGGCTCGCGCCTGGAGGTGGACCTCCGGCCGGTGGACTTCCCGGGCGGCTCGCACCCGGTCGTCTCCGCCAACATGAACGCCGTCACCGGCAAGCGGATGGCCGAGACCATGGCGCGCCTGGGCGGGATCGGCGTCCTGCCGCAGGACATGAGCCTCGAGACCGCGGCGCGCATCATCCAGCACATCCGCTCCGCGGACCCGCGCCACGACACGCCGCTCTCCGTCTCGCCGCGCGCCACGCTGCGCGACGTGCAGGGCATCATCCGCAAGCGTGCGCACGACATGGTGGTCGTGGTGGACGACGAGCGCCGCCCGGTCGGCATCGTCACGCACGCCGACCTGCGCGACCAGGACCAGTACTCGCCGGCCGCGTCGTTCATGTCGTCGCGGCTCGTCACGATCCCGGTGGGCACGCCGAACCGCGAGGCGTTCCTCCGCATGGAGGAGCAGCGGGTGAAGGCCGCGCCGGTGGTGGACGCGGCGGGCCGGCTGGTCGGCGTCCTCACCCGCGACGACGCCGTTCGCCTCGAGCTGCTCGCCCCGGCGCTCGACCCCGCCGGCCGGCTCATGATCGCGGCGGCGGTGGGGATCTCCGCGGACGCGGCCACCACGGCGGCGCGCCTCGCCGAGCTGGGCGCCGCGGCCATCGTGCTCGACACGGCGCACGGGCACCAGCGCCGGATGATCGAGGCGATCCGCGAGGTGCGGCGCGCCGTCGGCGACCGCCTGCCGCTCGTCGCCGGGAACGTGTGCACGCCGGAGGGCACGCGCGACCTGCTCGAGGCGGGCGCGGACGTGGTCAAGGTGAACGTGGGCCCGGGCGCGATGTGCACCACGCGCATGCAGACCGGCGCCGGGCGGCCGACGTTCACCTCGGTGCTCGCCTGCGCCCGCGAGGCGCACCGGCGCGGGCGGCACGTGTGGGCGGACGGCGGCGTGCGCGACCCGCGCGACGTGGCGCTCTACCTCGCGGCCGGCGCGTCGCGCGTGATGATCGGCACCGCGCTCGCCGGCACCTACGAGAGCCCCGGGGACGTGAAGGAGGACCGCGAGGGGCGGCCGTACAAGGAGAACTACGGGATGGCGAGCGCGCGCGCGGTGAGCGATCGCACCGCGGGCATCGATCCGTTCGAGCGGGCGAAGAAGGGCTTCTTCCGCGAGGGCATCTCCACCTCGCGCATCTACATCCGCGAGGGCCGCGAGAGCGTCGGCGCCATCCTCGTGGACGTGATCACCGGCGTGCAGTCGGCGTTCACCTACGCCGGCGCGGCCTCGCTCCCCGAGTTCCACCGCAAGGCCGTGGTGGGCGTGCAGACCGCGGGCGGCTACGGCGAGGGCAAGCCGCGCGGGTGA
- a CDS encoding MlaE family ABC transporter permease → MRPRWLAGRRARAPGQAALELRREGDGALVIALAGIWRLADGLPPAADVARELDRTPAPRAAVDAAGVAAWDSALAVFVHGVAQTCRTRGVPLDLRALPAGLARLLDLVREPAAPASRAAPASHGIARLGVRALRREERLRAAVAFVGETAIAFARLAARRARLRPQDLWLLVQHSGAEALPIVALVSFLVGIILAFVGITQLRFFGAEAFVADIVGIAIVRDMAALITGVTLAGRSGGAFAAQLATMNVTQEIDALRTLGISPVEYLVVPRVLALTAMMPLLTLFADASGILGGAMVGTTMLHQPLAGYLHQTALALVPGDLAGGLVKGATYGLLIALTGAFRGMQAERSAERVGEAATQAVVTGIVAIISACGVYQYVFFLFGW, encoded by the coding sequence ATGCGCCCGCGCTGGCTCGCCGGCCGCCGCGCGCGCGCGCCGGGCCAGGCCGCGCTCGAGCTGCGCCGCGAGGGCGACGGCGCGCTGGTGATCGCGCTGGCCGGGATCTGGCGGCTCGCCGACGGCCTGCCGCCGGCCGCCGACGTCGCGCGCGAGCTGGACCGGACGCCCGCGCCGCGCGCAGCCGTGGACGCCGCCGGCGTCGCCGCGTGGGACAGCGCGCTCGCGGTCTTCGTGCACGGCGTGGCGCAGACCTGCCGCACGCGCGGCGTGCCGCTCGACCTGCGGGCCCTGCCGGCCGGGCTGGCGCGCCTGCTCGACCTGGTCCGGGAGCCGGCCGCGCCGGCGTCCCGGGCGGCCCCCGCCTCCCACGGCATCGCCCGGCTCGGCGTCCGGGCGCTCCGTCGCGAGGAGCGGCTGCGCGCAGCGGTCGCGTTCGTGGGCGAGACCGCCATCGCGTTCGCCCGGCTCGCGGCGCGGCGCGCCCGCCTCCGCCCGCAGGACCTCTGGCTGCTCGTGCAGCACTCCGGCGCGGAGGCCCTGCCCATCGTCGCGCTGGTCAGCTTCCTGGTCGGGATCATCCTCGCGTTCGTGGGGATCACGCAGCTCCGCTTCTTCGGGGCCGAGGCGTTCGTGGCGGACATCGTCGGCATCGCCATCGTCCGCGACATGGCCGCGCTCATCACCGGCGTCACGCTGGCGGGGCGGAGCGGCGGCGCGTTCGCGGCGCAGCTCGCCACCATGAACGTCACCCAGGAGATCGACGCGCTGCGCACGCTCGGGATCTCGCCGGTGGAGTACCTGGTCGTGCCGCGGGTCCTGGCGCTCACCGCCATGATGCCGCTCCTCACCCTGTTCGCCGACGCGAGCGGGATCCTGGGCGGCGCGATGGTGGGCACGACCATGCTCCACCAGCCGCTGGCCGGCTACCTGCACCAGACCGCGCTCGCGCTCGTCCCGGGCGACCTCGCCGGCGGCCTGGTGAAGGGCGCGACCTACGGGCTGCTCATCGCCCTCACCGGCGCGTTCCGCGGGATGCAGGCCGAGCGCAGCGCCGAGCGCGTGGGCGAGGCCGCGACGCAGGCGGTGGTCACCGGGATCGTGGCGATCATCTCGGCCTGCGGGGTCTACCAGTACGTGTTCTTCCTGTTCGGGTGGTGA